A stretch of DNA from Besnoitia besnoiti strain Bb-Ger1 chromosome II, whole genome shotgun sequence:
GGCATGCTCACATGAACCGTAGAATTGTTTGTGCGTACCAGTTTGCACCCGTGGAGATGAAGGAGCAAGGAGCAAACTGCCGTagccgcgtcgctgtctgttTCTGTTTTGTAATATCCTCTCGTTGACTTCGCTGGAGTACTCCCTCACGCGAGACGCAACTTATCGCAGGCGCGATctgacgcagcggcgtcgtCACTGCGTCACCTGGCGCTTCCAGATCTCCATCAAGAGTGCCTGAATCCACTTTCATTTTTTTCTGTCTAGCACGTGCGTTTGAAGGCGACTGCGCGACGCGTCCCTAAGCGCGACGCGTGTATATCTGAAGGGCGCTGTGCGCGGACGCTTCAAGGTCCTCTCTACGCGCACAAAGTTTTGCAATTCCGCAGGTGCATCCGGTTGGAAGGAAACTGTTTGACGCTGTTTTCGCTTTCTGCAGGCTCGAAAATACTTTGTTGCGTGCGGGTACAATCAGCACGGCTCAGCGTTTCGGTCGCCATGGAGCAACACCTACATCGAGAAGGACTCAGCGGGACCCGCAGCCCCCCGGCGTTTCAAGCCGTAAGTGCAACTCGACTTTCTCGTCTCACCTccttcttcgtttcctccCCCTCTCTGCGTTCAATGGGTTCGCGAGTCCCACGGGGTCCGATCCTGTAGTGCCTTTTCCCTCTGTAGTGGCTGTTTTTGCCTCGCGGGTGTGTCTCTTTTTTGTCTGTGTCTGTGCCCTCCCCTGCGTCCGGAGTTGGTCTTCCTCGCGGTCACTTCGAGTCGGCGAGGCATCACACACCCCTCTCATGCGGTatgcttttcttctttccgtGTTTTCTCATTTCTGTAAACCGCTTTTTTCCTCCGCAGAGCCGACAATCTGCGCCACTTGGAAAGCGCCTACAACCAAATTTTCGACGCATACCGCCACACGTAGGCGCACCTAGACGGGAGTGCACTGTGAAAAGAAAAGAGTATATTTATAGTCGATTCGGCGACTGGTCCCTGCGCAGAACGAACCGGAGACAAAGAGGTTCCttttttccctttttttttcctttATGTGCGCATGTTGAGAATGTTTGAAATGACCAAGCGGAGAGGGCGTGCAGACTGCTACACACGAGGTGATCTGCAGACACACACTCATGTGGAGGACACATGAACAAATACGCATACATTAGTAAAAACATGTACATGTGTAAATATGTGTGCAGCGGCGTCTGAGGCagacatacatgcatgtgcagCCAACTTGAAAAAGAGAAGATGTGAGGCGCATGCTGTCATGTGACTGGATGTTTTCCTCAGCTACTACGAGGGCGGCGTGTCTTCTGTGTACCTGTGGTCGCTACCTAGCGAAGACGGGTTCGCAGCGGCTTTCGTCTTGCGGCACGGTACGCCTTCGAATCCagttttctttttcgttcGAACCAAATTTTACCTTAATCGAGTTGTGTTTTTCGTTCGGATCAAATTGTCTCTCCATCGCGACCTCACCAATTATGTGTCGgcgtgcgtgtctctgcgtaGTTCGACTGGTGCTTTGAGTTCTTCAGCGGGTTTGCCTTTATAGACTGACTCTTTCGTCCATCGAAACACATGCAtctacatatacatacgtgGGGTATGTATTCACTGGAGACGCGTGTGGTTGCCGAGCTTTGGAGGCAGGCGCTCAAAGAGAGGCCTCGTCtgtcggcgtcctcgtcaACACGTGTCTCCAGGCTTGTGCACGCATCTGTAGATCTCCATCCAGGAGCGATTTCTCTTCGTTGTTGTGGTCGCATGAGCAGCTCTGgatggcggcgcgagcggagatGGGCCGCGAGGTTGCTGGGAGTCGACGCACGTGGCTGAAGTGACGCAGTCTATTTCGAACGGTAAAAAAGAAAATCTTTTTGCAGCTTTGTCTTCATCGGCTCCAcggctctctcctctgcgtcgacgCCTTCattctcttcgccgtcttttCTTCTGAGACagcgtgcgcctcgcgtgccGTCGGTTGCCTCACTTGTatcgccgctgcggcgacgtgTGGGTCTGTTTCCTCTGATTGTTTTCTCGACGTCAACGCGTCCACGTCGCTGACTCTTCTCGCTTAAACACTTCGCCGCATGAGCGTTCGCGTATGCATGTGGGCACGTATGTAGCCTTACACATCAAAGTAtacgaatatatataaatatatatacctatacatatgtatacacatatttACATGCGCATGTGTTTTGGGGGTTCGCTAGTGGTATGCGTGTCTTTTTTTCGACTattttcttcttcagttTACTACCGCCTGACCTCCACGGTGATCTTGAGCGTAAAACCGCCGCGGGGCTCGAACGCTCACTTTTACGGCGGCGCGATGATGACTCGCACGGTAAGCGGTAAAGGAAGGGGCGGTGGTGCAGCGGCGATGAAGGGAGATACAGAAACAAAACAGAAACAAATagagaagcgaggaggaaactgcagacacagcggcgccggcagccggaaggaagcggagagcgcagcgaggagacagaaggacggcgacgacggaagaACAAAGGAAGGGCAAGAAACACCCTATGGTTCCTGGCTTTGCTTGTTTTGGAGTCGAGTTCCGTGTGCTgtggcgagggcgaagaagctgcagcgaCACCTCTGCGGAGTTGTCGATGCACTCGCGTTCGATTTCTTTTCCGCTTTCCATCGAAGTCTCCCGTGACGTGCACCGAGAGTCTGTCTTCTCATGTTTTGTACCAAGCAGgcaggaagagaagaaggtcATATCTACGCCATATGTCGTCTCGTTGTCACATCTTACGTAGTTACCTTATCGTCTCTGCACAAAGGATGTGCGCTGTGGTGTTGTATATTCAAGTCGACTACACATAGCCCTTATAGTTTCAGAAAACTCAAGAGGACTCCTGTTTGAGTTGGATGTCTATTCTTTtttcgcgcgcagagcgagcagTCGCAGAAGGCTGAGATCAACGCGTCGCCGGATTCTCCGCCGCACATCGGTGTCATTGGTCCGATGATTGAGACGATGGAGGAAAGCATGCGGACTGCGCTGGAAAGATGCTACTTTGCGAAGGCCTTTGCGGTGAGTTTTTGAGAAAGTGCCTTTTAATTTTTGACAGCCTGAGAAAGACTGTGGAACGCATCTCTCCGCTGCTACACAACACTTTTCGCCGACCTACATATAttcccatatatatatatatatatacgtagaGCTTTTCCCtaaatatatgtgtatgaatatatatttaAATCTATTTCTTTATCCATGTAtctatttatatatatatatatatatggcaGGATGAAGCTGCGGCAGAGCGTTCCACCCGTCAAGGGAAAGGCACCCAATCGTCCCTCTCGTGGGCAAGCTTTTTCATCCGCACACACATATTTTCGTGTATTTTTGTTTACAAATTCTGCTTTCCTGCTTTTTCAGATTATCGATGACACGGTCCAGCCAGAAGGAAACTTGATGGTgagcgaagaaaaggaggcgGGGAAGGAGACCCTATTGTCTCTCAGTGCCTCTGAGCGTTTCTTCTCGAGTGTGTCGCTCCTCATTTTGCGTGCCGCTTTGTGTCACCTGTCTCCACTTCGCCGGCCGTTCGTTCTCTGAAATGCTGCGTCCTTGAAACTGGCGTTTTCGCCTGTTTccactttttttttcggttgcgctcgcgcggcttcggcttTCTTTCCAGTGCCTTTCGTCGTTTCGTCGCTGCGTGGTCACAGAATCACGAATAATCGAGAGCGGCTCGGttcgcgcttcctctcaGCCGTCGCTTTTCGGCTTTTTTGTTTGTCTTCAGGGGGCCGAGCCCTCTTTTTCTGCCGAGCTGCGGTCTTCTCTGAGCTCGCTGTCTCGggggctctccgcggcgtctgcgcaagAAACCGGCGAAGCCTGAAGACATGCGACTCTCTGCTTAACTCGTTCTGCGGAAAGCGGAaaaacgacgaagaaggcgccgactGCCTCTCCCACCACGCAGAAGAAAGTTTCAGTGGGAAGCAGCGGCCGGCTGTCGAGGGGGCAGTTCGGCCGCGTTGTCGGGGCGCGCCTGACGTCTGCAGTTGAACCGCTGTttcgcatatatatatatatatatatatatatatatatatatataaatgtatgtTTGTATATTAGCATGCGCTAGTGCGTGCGCAGATGCGTTTTGCATAAGTGGAGCAAGTTCTGGATACAAACGTGCTTCCTTCCGGCAGTCCGCCTCAGGTGAGACTCCAACTGCGCcttatatatgcatatatatatttatatatatgtgtatttaTGTGTGTTTATCTGTAGGAATAGATATTACGCATATGAGATATTGGTTAGTGGGGGTGGGTCTTGGGCCGCTTGCGCAGGTATCGTgtggtgtctctgcgtccgtCTGGAGGCGTAGGCTCCAGAACGACAGCGACGCACGTTTTTGTTGGAAAAGGTTTCTCATCGCCTCGATGCGCTTTTTCGTTTCGCTGCCTAAAATCGgggtctctcctcgccggcggatTGCGTGCCaacccatatatatatatatatatatatacaatcAGCTCACTTCCAAAGAACAGCAACGTCTGCGGGGCCCTGCAGCGACTGCCCCACTCTCAAGTCGATGCTTTCAGatccacgcgcgcgcctccgttTCGGGCGTACCTTGCGGCCGTCATATAAATTCGAGGTGGAATGTACTGTGGACCAATCTCCACATGATTTCTAAAAGAGCGGATCCGGAGTTCGTCTGCGGTGGAAGTTTGGGTGGGGGGCTTTCTGTAGTTAGCAGGGCAGGCCTCCAGCACGCACTTCTGAAAGAGACACTTCGCTACAGGCAGATTCCGATTCAGCTGGAACGGGGATCTAGAAACCGTCGTAAGCGTCTTCCGTCTCCTACTCTTCGCGGAGTAACAGACCGGCCGAGCGCGACTCGTGCACAATACCtgcgaatatatatatatatatatccacatctgtgtgtatatatatatgtgcttCCTGATAAAGTAACGGCTTAGACGGCTTAGCTGCATATATGTGGGGGAAGGTGCAGCTGCGAAGATTCTCTCGCTTTCCCCATGACTCACGGAAACGCTGCCTTGGGCTTCAGTTACACACCTACAGCAGGCAGATCTATTCACATCCAGAGATCTGTGCGTGAGGTGAGATGATGGGAAGCTTACGCTTCAGCGGCCAGCGGGTGCGCCGTCACATGACGACCCGCTTCTGCGACCAGGAGTGCCCGCGACGCTCCCTGCCTATCGCAGATGACTCTACCCTTTGACGCACGCTACTCCCTTCAATCAAAGCaccctctctgctgcggagcCTTTACAGTTAACCAGTTGGCTCAGATGCCTCTGTGTCTGTTCGCGTTGCTGTTTGAAACGACTTGTAGCTCCGCCTTTGCAGATGCGCCTGTTCTGAGATAGACTGCGACAAAAACGTCAAGTTCGAAAGCGAGAAAGCACGTGGAACTAGGAccctcgcgcctgcaggccaAACATGAGCCCGCCGTACTTTTTTTTTGCCAAGAGCTacacgcggccgcagagcctTGCTCCAGAGAGAAAGACCCGCCGTCACTCGgtcctctcgcgcgacgcagcaagTACGCGCGGCGTGTAGATGCCCAGCACtagcgctgcgcagctggtCATACATCTCTGGAAGGGGGAAATAGCAAaaccgccctccgcgcgaaTCTCGAGCGCGCACACGAAACAGCAGGAGCTCGACGCCTCTTTGCGCCTTCTTCATCGCCTTGGGTTGCTGGAGCCTCGGTGGtctcgcgggctccgcgaccGGGACCGTCTGTCCCTTTCCCGCTCTCTATCTCTTCGACTGGAGCCCCCAGATCTCGACGCGCCGGCCGAGGAGTCTCCCCCTCGAGACCTCCGgttctcctcgcggctcgggctccttctcctcgcccgtcgccggctgtcgctgcggctgcggctgcggctccttcggctccgccgcgaccggcTTGGGCTCCGGCTTGACTCGCTCtctgaagacgaagacgaggaagaagaagaagacgacacgAGCCGTCTCttgggcgccggcgggaagGCCAGCTTCACGCCAACAAAGTCTCCCTCTCCGAAGCTGCttcccgccccgcccccgaAAGCTCCGCGTACGCCATCTGTCGCGCATCCGCTCTCTGTGGCATCTGCCCCGCCTTGCAGCGAAGGGCCTcggccgccctccgcccccgccgcgaccgcgttcGCATCCGGCCGccccctcgctgccgcctccacgtGGGCTCCATTCCTCTCGGCTCCACCGGCCCCCAGGGCCGACCCGGCcggaagcgccgcggacgcggccgaCTGTCCCTGCCGCAGGGGCGGGGGCagcgtcgccgacggcgaggg
This window harbors:
- a CDS encoding putative F-actin-capping protein subunit beta (encoded by transcript BESB_039970), producing the protein MLGGAGPPSSTIPQALEGNWVSAVSLTRRMPPKFIDRTIAGIQHLCPRLRVELLTRVDRRLGICFDPEARKYFVACGYNQHGSAFRSPWSNTYIEKDSAGPAAPRRFKPADNLRHLESAYNQIFDAYRHTYYEGGVSSVYLWSLPSEDGFAAAFVLRHALDGGASGDGPRGCWESTHVAEVTQSISNVYYRLTSTVILSVKPPRGSNAHFYGGAMMTRTSEQSQKAEINASPDSPPHIGVIGPMIETMEESMRTALERCYFAKAFAVSF